In Novosphingobium sp. P6W, a genomic segment contains:
- the hemA gene encoding 5-aminolevulinate synthase: MNYATVFKQAIRNLHAEGRYRVFVDILRNKGTFPNARCFAGHHGPKQITVWCSNDYLAMGQHPHVIAAMEKALHDVGAGSGGTRNIGGNTHYHIDLEAELADLHEKESALLFTSGYVSNEATIATLAKVLPGCIIFSDELNHASMIAGIRNSGAEKRVFRHNNLAHLEELLAAEAPEAPKLIAFESVYSMDGDIAPIHAICDLADKYNALTYLDEVHAVGMYGARGGGISDRENAAGRLTIIEGTLAKAFGVMGGYIAADRVIVDVIRSYAPGFIFTTSLSPVLVAGALASVRHLKTSSIERDGQQAAAARLKALMAEAGLPVLPSTTHIVPLMVGDPVCAKQISDILLADYGVYVQPINYPTVPRGSERLRFTPGPAHSEAMMLKLTAALVEIWNRLELRQAA; encoded by the coding sequence GTGAATTACGCCACAGTCTTCAAACAGGCGATCCGGAACCTCCACGCAGAAGGGCGCTACCGGGTCTTCGTCGACATCCTGCGCAACAAAGGCACCTTTCCGAATGCGCGATGTTTCGCGGGACATCACGGTCCGAAGCAGATCACCGTATGGTGTTCGAACGACTATCTCGCGATGGGTCAGCATCCCCACGTGATCGCGGCGATGGAAAAGGCGTTACATGATGTCGGGGCCGGATCGGGCGGCACTCGCAACATCGGTGGCAACACCCATTACCATATCGACCTGGAAGCTGAACTGGCCGATCTGCACGAAAAAGAAAGCGCATTGCTGTTTACTAGCGGCTATGTCTCGAATGAGGCGACAATAGCCACCTTGGCCAAGGTCCTGCCGGGGTGCATCATCTTCTCGGACGAACTCAACCATGCCTCGATGATCGCGGGCATCCGCAATTCTGGCGCCGAGAAGCGAGTTTTCCGACATAACAATCTCGCGCATCTGGAAGAGTTGCTCGCCGCCGAAGCGCCTGAGGCACCCAAGCTTATCGCGTTCGAAAGCGTCTATTCGATGGACGGTGACATCGCACCGATCCATGCCATCTGCGACCTCGCGGACAAATACAACGCGCTCACCTATCTCGACGAGGTCCACGCGGTTGGCATGTACGGCGCGCGCGGCGGCGGCATATCGGATCGCGAGAATGCAGCGGGGAGACTAACGATCATCGAGGGGACGCTTGCCAAGGCGTTCGGAGTGATGGGCGGCTATATCGCCGCAGATCGGGTGATTGTCGATGTGATCCGCAGTTATGCGCCTGGCTTCATCTTCACGACGAGCCTGTCGCCGGTCCTGGTCGCCGGCGCATTGGCGAGCGTCCGTCACCTCAAGACCAGCTCGATCGAGCGCGACGGCCAGCAGGCTGCCGCTGCCCGGCTTAAGGCGCTGATGGCGGAGGCTGGGTTGCCGGTCCTGCCCTCCACGACGCATATTGTGCCGCTGATGGTGGGCGATCCCGTGTGCGCCAAACAGATAAGCGATATCCTGCTGGCCGATTACGGGGTCTATGTGCAGCCCATCAATTATCCGACAGTACCGCGCGGTAGCGAGCGGCTTCGCTTCACACCCGGGCCTGCGCATTCCGAAGCGATGATGCTAAAATTGACCGCGGCGCTAGTGGAAATCTGGAACCGCCTCGAGCTTCGACAAGCAGCATGA
- the rclC gene encoding reactive chlorine resistance membrane protein RclC, with protein sequence MNMIIRQGLSLIAAPRSNRIGIVAMKIAIAIIFLWIGALKFVPYEADSITPFVANSPVMSFFYDHPTEYKEHMTHEGEFKPAQRQWQAANNTYGFSKGLGALEIAIGALTLGGLGSRRVGLLGAALAFATPFVTLSFLFTTPEAWVSALGDAQHGFPYLSGAGRLVLKDVALLAGAWLVLVDTAQALLLGPTVETEIARPSSVTAFARSRRTV encoded by the coding sequence ATGAATATGATCATTCGTCAGGGGCTTTCGCTGATCGCGGCTCCGCGTTCAAACCGAATTGGCATCGTCGCCATGAAAATTGCCATAGCCATCATCTTTCTATGGATAGGGGCTCTGAAGTTCGTGCCCTACGAAGCTGACAGCATCACGCCCTTTGTGGCCAACAGCCCGGTCATGTCGTTCTTCTATGACCACCCAACCGAGTACAAAGAGCACATGACCCACGAAGGCGAGTTCAAACCAGCACAACGCCAGTGGCAGGCGGCTAACAACACCTATGGTTTCTCCAAGGGACTGGGGGCGCTCGAGATCGCTATCGGTGCGCTGACACTTGGCGGCCTGGGGTCGCGGAGAGTAGGCCTCCTCGGCGCCGCCCTTGCTTTCGCCACACCTTTCGTGACGCTTTCCTTCTTGTTCACGACGCCTGAGGCCTGGGTCTCGGCCCTTGGTGACGCCCAGCATGGCTTTCCATATCTGTCGGGTGCTGGCCGCCTGGTTCTGAAAGATGTTGCGCTTCTGGCCGGTGCGTGGCTTGTTCTGGTCGACACCGCTCAGGCTCTTTTGCTCGGCCCCACGGTAGAAACCGAAATAGCCCGGCCCTCGAGCGTCACGGCCTTCGCCAGGAGCCGTCGAACCGTCTAA
- a CDS encoding CPBP family intramembrane glutamic endopeptidase produces the protein MPKAPEDEPTAQLQAIRIDGLGWNLPEPSGVLKGRRRPLRSLLWLVAVMAVLAVILSLQSIVRGFTSNTTVILTMAFVTVILAYGAYGLLIRWGERRTVSELALGALPQELVLGIAIGVAVMSTVIGILWLIGVYEISVGTWTDWPHDIRETLGTGLLEELLARLVIFRLLVSAFRVKPALILSAALFGAAHFFNPAASVFSTISIAVEAGLTFAGFYLLTGRIWVSVGAHAGWNFAQGAIFGARVSGMPSDGSLLVTAPQAGAPLWLSGGSFGPEASLVAVAIGLAVFLFTMRRTRANASVETGLHRTG, from the coding sequence ATGCCAAAGGCTCCTGAAGACGAACCAACGGCCCAACTGCAGGCCATCCGCATTGATGGTCTGGGGTGGAACTTGCCCGAGCCCAGCGGTGTGCTCAAAGGCAGGCGACGTCCATTGCGTAGCCTCTTGTGGCTGGTCGCCGTGATGGCAGTGTTGGCAGTGATACTTTCCTTGCAATCTATCGTGCGCGGCTTCACGTCGAATACGACCGTAATTCTGACGATGGCATTTGTGACCGTCATTCTCGCTTACGGTGCGTATGGATTGCTGATCCGCTGGGGCGAGCGGCGCACTGTCAGTGAACTGGCTCTCGGCGCTCTGCCCCAGGAGTTAGTGCTCGGCATCGCCATTGGTGTCGCCGTCATGTCTACAGTGATCGGCATTCTCTGGCTGATCGGTGTTTATGAAATCTCTGTCGGCACGTGGACCGACTGGCCCCACGACATTCGCGAGACTCTGGGTACCGGTCTTCTAGAAGAACTGCTCGCCCGTCTGGTCATTTTTCGCCTCCTCGTCAGCGCCTTTCGGGTCAAACCGGCGCTCATTTTGTCTGCCGCGCTTTTCGGGGCAGCCCATTTCTTCAATCCCGCAGCATCCGTTTTCTCGACAATCTCGATAGCGGTCGAGGCTGGCTTGACGTTCGCCGGCTTCTATCTGCTCACCGGCCGCATCTGGGTCTCGGTGGGAGCGCATGCTGGCTGGAACTTTGCTCAGGGAGCGATTTTCGGCGCTCGCGTATCTGGAATGCCGAGCGATGGAAGCCTACTGGTGACCGCACCACAAGCGGGCGCGCCCTTGTGGCTAAGTGGCGGCAGTTTCGGTCCCGAAGCGTCGCTGGTGGCGGTTGCTATCGGTCTCGCGGTATTTCTTTTCACGATGCGGCGAACCCGTGCCAACGCCTCCGTGGAAACCGGCCTGCATAGGACCGGCTAG
- a CDS encoding AraC family transcriptional regulator, protein MSSLPYYGVSLLSLTAGNMARDLGVGDGGTAQVCGHADQKEVLMSEAVGDLIEAMVPLLRVKPEIEDFCRFGGSWESAHAPGGRRWAQFHIITRGICVLERPGLGAMMLCAGDILLLPHGDSHVVRSYAKGPVHQITSDYRNGVRDKSTVDSEMDTELLCGRLLFDTAEDNPLLAALPDEIVIRTADQPLMERFRRLMLDIRDELDSGKPGSNMIAGDFARALFVMMLRDHLSAEADSNSTLSLLRDRTTARAVLAVLGDLAREWTLDDMAATAMTSRATLVRSFRKYGGAAPMKFVSELRLAVARQRLAGTIDPIARIAADVGYSSEGALSKAILRRYGVRPGRLRFSEPGSLNEGAREQVRTGEETL, encoded by the coding sequence GTGTCTTCTTTGCCTTACTACGGCGTCAGCCTGCTGAGCCTTACTGCTGGCAATATGGCGCGCGACTTAGGGGTGGGGGATGGCGGCACGGCGCAAGTTTGTGGCCATGCGGATCAAAAGGAGGTGCTGATGTCTGAGGCCGTGGGCGATCTGATTGAGGCCATGGTGCCCTTGCTGAGAGTCAAACCGGAAATCGAGGATTTCTGCCGGTTTGGCGGTAGCTGGGAGTCGGCCCATGCCCCAGGCGGCCGCCGCTGGGCTCAGTTCCACATCATCACCCGCGGCATCTGCGTGCTAGAGCGCCCCGGGCTCGGCGCAATGATGCTTTGCGCAGGCGACATCCTTCTGTTGCCGCATGGAGATAGCCACGTCGTTCGAAGCTATGCGAAGGGGCCGGTCCATCAGATCACCAGCGACTATCGCAATGGCGTGCGCGACAAATCGACGGTCGATTCTGAAATGGACACTGAACTCCTTTGCGGGCGGCTGCTGTTCGATACGGCTGAAGACAATCCGCTCCTGGCCGCCCTTCCCGACGAGATTGTCATTCGGACTGCAGACCAGCCTCTGATGGAGAGGTTCCGACGGCTCATGCTCGACATTCGCGACGAACTAGACTCGGGCAAACCAGGCTCGAACATGATCGCCGGCGACTTCGCCCGTGCACTTTTCGTAATGATGCTGCGCGACCATCTCAGCGCCGAGGCGGACAGCAACTCGACCCTGTCACTTCTTCGCGACCGCACAACGGCACGCGCCGTGCTTGCTGTTCTTGGCGACCTCGCCAGGGAATGGACGTTGGATGATATGGCGGCGACTGCGATGACTTCGCGCGCGACGCTGGTTCGCAGCTTCCGAAAATACGGCGGGGCCGCACCAATGAAATTCGTCTCTGAATTAAGACTAGCCGTAGCTCGTCAGCGGCTGGCTGGCACCATCGATCCGATTGCTAGAATTGCAGCCGACGTCGGGTACAGCTCTGAAGGCGCCTTGAGCAAAGCGATCCTTCGCAGATATGGTGTCCGTCCAGGCCGACTGCGTTTCTCCGAACCGGGTTCGCTGAACGAGGGGGCTCGCGAGCAGGTCCGGACTGGAGAAGAAACTCTCTAA